In the genome of Spirochaetia bacterium, one region contains:
- the nusA gene encoding transcription termination factor NusA encodes MGTDLSNAINSMIEEKGISKDLVLATIENFLKAAYKRKYGTDENAVVKFSDDLNTVELFARKEIVDDDNYYEEMFEIPIEEAKKLDADCEVGDVLLIPIDIDREFDRISVQSAKQKAHQDFRDIQKDAIYSEFKTKEGQLIIGYFNRQVRGDIFVDIGSTEGILPRRFQSPRESYQQDEKIKCYVEKVEKGDRGVRVILSRTSPELVRQLFELEVPEIANHQIEIKAIAREAGIRCKVAVASNNIDIDPVGACVGLKGNRIQTVINELEGEKIDILHFDPNPVNFIKNALSPAQVQDVIILDRLTYSAVAIVDESQLSLAIGRGGTNVKLAKKLCDWKIDVKTPEQFNDLELTDVARQKAESLFAPAFDDEQLVAGDEQMEQQPQEEKQEVGETDDLVPAGRVEEGQESGIDEDELELASLPIDKNLVMKLQFHDIYTVEEYVNLTPNDFAQFGDFTQEDLDSIQSVIEQYVDIVDEEEETEQVEYKCPNCGYTITPDMTECPNCGTGLAFETIEDTKEEDEAVDHDTETEDEE; translated from the coding sequence ATGGGAACTGATCTGAGCAATGCCATCAATTCGATGATAGAAGAGAAAGGGATCTCGAAGGATCTGGTTCTGGCAACCATAGAAAACTTTCTCAAGGCTGCATATAAACGTAAATATGGAACTGATGAAAATGCAGTCGTCAAGTTCAGTGATGACTTGAATACTGTTGAATTGTTTGCACGGAAAGAAATAGTTGATGACGACAACTACTATGAGGAAATGTTTGAAATCCCTATTGAAGAAGCAAAGAAACTTGATGCAGACTGTGAAGTAGGTGATGTGCTCCTCATTCCCATTGATATCGACAGGGAATTTGACAGAATCAGTGTACAGAGTGCAAAGCAGAAAGCACACCAGGATTTCCGTGATATCCAGAAGGATGCCATCTACAGTGAATTCAAGACAAAGGAAGGCCAGCTGATCATTGGCTATTTCAACAGACAGGTCAGAGGTGATATCTTTGTGGATATCGGCAGCACTGAAGGCATACTTCCCAGGCGGTTCCAATCTCCGCGTGAAAGTTACCAGCAGGATGAGAAGATAAAGTGCTATGTAGAAAAAGTCGAGAAAGGGGACAGAGGTGTCAGGGTCATCCTTTCCAGGACAAGCCCTGAACTTGTCCGTCAGCTTTTTGAACTTGAAGTCCCGGAAATTGCCAATCATCAGATTGAGATCAAGGCAATTGCCAGGGAAGCCGGAATCCGATGTAAGGTTGCCGTTGCTTCAAACAATATTGATATTGACCCGGTAGGAGCCTGCGTCGGACTGAAAGGCAACAGGATCCAGACAGTCATCAATGAACTGGAAGGGGAAAAGATTGACATTCTTCATTTTGATCCGAACCCAGTGAATTTCATCAAGAATGCCCTTTCTCCTGCACAGGTCCAGGATGTGATCATCCTTGACCGATTGACCTACAGTGCTGTAGCAATCGTAGATGAAAGCCAGCTGTCCCTTGCTATCGGCAGAGGCGGAACCAATGTCAAGCTGGCAAAGAAACTGTGTGATTGGAAGATTGATGTCAAGACTCCGGAACAGTTCAATGACTTGGAGTTGACCGATGTCGCAAGGCAGAAGGCAGAATCCTTGTTTGCACCGGCCTTTGATGATGAACAGCTTGTTGCCGGCGATGAACAGATGGAGCAGCAACCTCAGGAAGAAAAACAAGAAGTCGGAGAAACTGATGATCTTGTCCCTGCCGGTAGGGTTGAGGAAGGTCAGGAAAGCGGTATCGATGAGGATGAGCTCGAACTTGCATCACTTCCGATTGATAAGAATCTTGTGATGAAGCTGCAGTTCCATGATATATATACAGTAGAAGAGTATGTCAATCTTACACCGAATGACTTTGCACAGTTCGGTGATTTTACACAGGAGGATTTGGATAGCATCCAGTCTGTGATTGAACAATATGTAGATATCGTCGATGAAGAAGAGGAAACCGAACAGGTCGAATACAAGTGCCCGAATTGCGGTTATACCATTACCCCTGACATGACCGAATGCCCCAATTGTGGTACTGGACTTGCCTTTGAAACCATTGAGGACACCAAGGAAGAAGATGAAGCGGTGGACCATGATACTGAGACCGAAGATGAGGAATAA
- a CDS encoding ribosome assembly cofactor RimP — protein sequence MVEQLGMEIVDINASDTPVAYSMHVTIILKAGETGVDDCATVHNLIKTRMEAKLPSGKDLQLEVSTPGLQRVLHDAHEFSLFKGKRVRVFLPAGKVWLSGIILATEEKKVILTDCRTSDGQPMKSDDDSDDMEIFFDSIQKAKLEYIWEDRSHGN from the coding sequence ATGGTTGAACAATTGGGCATGGAGATAGTTGATATCAATGCCTCAGATACTCCGGTTGCTTATAGCATGCATGTCACCATCATTTTGAAGGCCGGCGAAACCGGCGTTGATGATTGTGCCACGGTGCATAACCTGATCAAGACGCGGATGGAAGCAAAACTTCCTTCCGGTAAGGACCTGCAGCTTGAAGTATCAACTCCAGGCTTGCAGCGAGTATTGCATGATGCCCATGAATTTTCTCTGTTCAAAGGGAAAAGGGTACGTGTTTTTCTTCCTGCCGGCAAGGTGTGGCTGTCCGGCATTATACTTGCAACGGAAGAAAAAAAAGTAATTTTGACCGATTGCAGGACAAGTGATGGACAGCCAATGAAGTCTGATGATGATTCTGATGATATGGAAATCTTCTTTGACTCAATCCAGAAAGCTAAGTTAGAATATATTTGGGAGGATAGATCACATGGGAACTGA
- the mutS gene encoding DNA mismatch repair protein MutS: MAKEKETPMMVQYRTIKEQNKDKILFFRLGDFYEMFEDDAIEVSRLLNLTLTSRAQVPMCGIPYHAAKSYIKRLLDEGKKIAICEQLELSNDARQLAKREVIQVITPATVVDDDFLNSKESSYLACIKLDRRYIRLAYSDITSGEFCLQSIGCESDYASLRSFLASLAPKEILVDDDDYFVYPEFAKVIDETQKMVTKLSSQQFQHRRSFKLLCDQFGISNLTVFGIEDAEPAIGVAGALLYYLQQTAMSSLKQIAGYTLKTNSSSLKIDASSFRSLEILQNTQDGGKSNTLFATVDRTLTSGGSRLLKKWLANPLRDKGRLEERQDWVQYFVEHKEERERIRTILSKVLDLVRLTSRITMRRNSPADLLGISRTASAFFDLITKDWTTYGKLVDASRLETDETSGLSSIGEQGLEQLLALVDEINRAIREDVQGLFQEGLVIKDGYDGKLDELRHIRGNSAHVLDEYMDRLKEQMGIEKVKLGQNRIIGHYVEISKANVSKVPDDLIRKQTLVNAERYTSRELMEMDQQILQGSFAAEEREKQVYKALVERCADAHDLLLALGNTLSRIDVLQALATVAVELNYCRPVFAEEDSLCIKDGRHAVVEKQLGPGVFVANSLEFTEDSKRFALITGPNMAGKSTYLRQCALIIILAQVGSFVPAAACSLSLVDKLFCRVGASDNLARGESTFMVEMQEAARILRTATRKSFVIMDEIGRGTSTQDGMSLAFAFMNYLVGLGAKCLFATHYHELTLLDTSKVQLKTLQVEEQGKQVIFVRKVIDGIATSSYGLHVAKLAGVPASILKDASRFQRKYFSSYVMGSMDMDLFSSFLLDEMDKKEQVQETDIPDFSPILDEIASFDLEHATPMQAMLFVQKLKDEIGKEEREKDGLGMQPL, translated from the coding sequence ATGGCTAAAGAGAAAGAAACACCCATGATGGTCCAATACAGGACAATCAAGGAACAGAACAAGGACAAGATACTTTTTTTCCGTCTTGGTGATTTCTACGAAATGTTTGAGGATGATGCAATTGAAGTATCAAGATTGCTCAATCTGACGTTGACGAGTAGGGCTCAGGTACCTATGTGCGGCATCCCTTACCATGCTGCAAAGTCCTATATAAAGCGCTTGCTGGATGAAGGAAAAAAAATTGCAATATGTGAGCAATTGGAATTGTCAAATGATGCACGGCAATTGGCAAAAAGGGAAGTTATCCAAGTAATTACACCTGCAACGGTAGTTGATGATGATTTCCTCAATTCGAAGGAAAGCAGTTATCTTGCCTGCATAAAGCTTGACCGCCGTTACATACGGCTTGCCTATAGTGATATCACCAGCGGTGAATTCTGTCTCCAGAGCATTGGCTGTGAAAGTGACTATGCCTCTTTGAGGTCTTTTCTTGCTTCGCTGGCTCCCAAGGAAATACTTGTAGATGATGATGACTATTTCGTATATCCTGAATTTGCCAAAGTCATTGACGAAACCCAGAAGATGGTAACCAAGCTTTCTTCCCAGCAGTTTCAGCACCGTCGTTCATTCAAGCTCCTATGCGACCAATTCGGAATCTCGAATCTGACGGTGTTCGGAATTGAAGATGCTGAACCTGCAATCGGCGTCGCAGGAGCATTGCTGTACTACCTGCAGCAGACAGCCATGAGTTCCCTCAAGCAGATAGCAGGATATACGCTGAAAACCAATTCTTCTTCACTTAAAATCGATGCATCCAGTTTCCGAAGCCTTGAGATACTCCAGAATACCCAGGATGGTGGAAAATCCAATACGCTTTTTGCAACGGTTGACAGGACGCTTACCAGCGGAGGCTCACGTCTGTTGAAGAAGTGGCTTGCAAATCCATTGCGTGACAAAGGAAGATTGGAAGAACGTCAGGATTGGGTGCAATATTTTGTTGAACATAAGGAAGAAAGGGAACGTATACGTACCATATTGTCAAAAGTCTTGGATCTGGTGCGCCTTACTTCCCGCATTACGATGCGGCGGAACAGTCCTGCTGATCTGCTTGGCATAAGCCGTACTGCATCGGCATTCTTTGACCTCATTACGAAAGATTGGACTACTTATGGCAAGCTTGTAGATGCCAGCAGATTGGAAACAGATGAGACAAGTGGCCTTTCCAGCATAGGGGAGCAGGGCCTGGAGCAGCTGCTTGCCTTGGTAGACGAAATCAACCGGGCGATAAGGGAAGACGTCCAAGGACTGTTCCAGGAAGGTCTGGTTATCAAGGATGGTTATGACGGCAAGTTGGACGAACTGAGGCATATCAGGGGAAACAGTGCCCATGTGCTTGATGAGTATATGGACAGGCTCAAAGAGCAGATGGGCATAGAAAAAGTCAAGCTTGGGCAGAACCGGATTATCGGACATTATGTTGAGATAAGCAAGGCAAATGTATCAAAGGTTCCCGATGACCTGATACGTAAGCAGACCCTTGTAAATGCAGAACGATATACCAGCAGGGAACTTATGGAAATGGATCAGCAGATCCTTCAGGGAAGCTTTGCTGCCGAAGAAAGGGAAAAGCAGGTATACAAAGCTCTTGTCGAACGATGTGCCGATGCCCACGACCTGCTTCTTGCCTTGGGCAATACGCTCAGCCGGATAGACGTGCTGCAGGCCTTGGCCACGGTTGCCGTTGAACTCAATTACTGCAGGCCGGTTTTTGCGGAAGAAGATTCCCTCTGTATCAAGGACGGACGGCATGCCGTAGTGGAAAAACAACTTGGACCAGGAGTATTCGTTGCAAATTCCCTGGAGTTTACAGAAGATTCAAAGCGTTTTGCACTGATTACCGGACCGAACATGGCAGGTAAATCGACCTATCTGAGACAATGTGCCCTGATCATCATACTGGCACAAGTCGGCAGCTTTGTCCCTGCTGCTGCCTGTAGCCTGTCATTGGTAGACAAGCTGTTCTGTAGGGTAGGAGCTTCAGACAACCTTGCAAGAGGTGAATCTACGTTCATGGTAGAGATGCAGGAAGCTGCCCGCATATTGCGGACTGCTACCAGGAAATCCTTCGTCATCATGGATGAGATAGGGCGGGGTACAAGTACGCAGGATGGCATGAGCCTTGCATTTGCTTTCATGAATTATCTGGTAGGACTCGGGGCAAAGTGCCTGTTTGCTACGCACTACCATGAGCTGACACTTCTCGATACCTCGAAGGTGCAGCTGAAGACCCTGCAGGTAGAGGAACAGGGTAAGCAGGTAATCTTTGTCCGAAAGGTCATCGATGGCATCGCTACATCTTCCTATGGACTTCATGTGGCCAAGCTTGCCGGTGTCCCGGCTTCGATCTTGAAGGACGCTTCCCGTTTCCAGAGGAAATATTTCAGCAGCTATGTGATGGGTTCAATGGATATGGACCTTTTTTCGAGTTTCCTGCTTGATGAAATGGACAAGAAGGAACAGGTACAGGAAACTGATATTCCTGATTTTTCTCCAATACTTGATGAGATTGCTTCCTTCGACTTGGAACATGCCACACCGATGCAGGCAATGCTCTTTGTGCAGAAGCTGAAGGATGAGATCGGCAAGGAGGAAAGAGAAAAGGATGGATTGGGGATGCAGCCTCTGTAA